A genomic window from Deltaproteobacteria bacterium GWA2_45_12 includes:
- a CDS encoding glutamate--tRNA ligase → MASLKPRLRFAPSPTGYLHIGGARTALYNYLLAKKWGGTFILRIEDTDLERSTPESVQAILDGMNWLGLIWDEGPYFQTKRFDLYKQHIDKLISEKKAYPCFCTAEDLTKKREAATAAKCKPMYDRTCLKLSADEVKKRLDQKLPHCIRFISPDEGEIVIKDVIKGDVVVANKELDDLIIARTNGSPTYNFTVVVDDVTMGITHVIRGDDHLNNTPRQIQLYQAFGYPLPIFAHVPMILGADKKRLSKRHGATSVMAYKDMGYLPEALVNYLVRLGWSYKDQEIFTRQELIEAFSLENCSRSAGVFNPEKLLWLNGVYIRQEKPETLAELVLPFLKNKGIENISNEILLEGIKISQEKVKTIVEFVEMVDFFFREVEPDEKLKEKFFTDDSKKIMKQIADRLNSLQTWTHETISQIFSGLVSETGLGLGKIAQPVRVALTGRSVSPGVFEIIRILGKEKTLTRILKYL, encoded by the coding sequence ATGGCCTCCCTCAAACCCCGTCTCCGTTTTGCTCCCTCTCCTACTGGCTATCTCCACATCGGTGGGGCACGCACAGCTTTATATAATTATCTCCTGGCCAAAAAATGGGGAGGCACCTTCATCTTGCGCATTGAAGACACCGATCTTGAACGTTCAACACCTGAATCTGTTCAGGCTATTTTGGATGGAATGAATTGGTTGGGGCTTATTTGGGATGAGGGCCCCTACTTTCAGACAAAACGCTTCGATTTATACAAGCAGCACATTGATAAATTGATTTCTGAAAAAAAAGCCTATCCTTGTTTTTGCACGGCAGAAGATTTGACCAAAAAACGCGAAGCGGCCACGGCCGCCAAATGCAAACCCATGTATGACCGCACCTGCCTGAAACTTTCAGCCGATGAAGTCAAAAAACGCCTTGATCAAAAACTTCCTCATTGCATTCGTTTTATCTCCCCTGATGAGGGTGAAATTGTCATCAAAGACGTCATCAAGGGCGATGTGGTGGTGGCCAATAAAGAATTAGATGACCTCATCATCGCCCGCACCAATGGCAGCCCCACCTATAATTTTACCGTCGTGGTTGATGACGTCACCATGGGTATCACCCATGTCATTCGCGGGGATGATCATCTAAACAACACCCCACGCCAGATCCAGCTCTACCAAGCCTTTGGGTACCCTCTTCCCATTTTTGCCCATGTGCCCATGATTTTAGGCGCCGACAAAAAACGCCTTTCCAAACGGCATGGGGCTACCTCCGTCATGGCCTACAAAGACATGGGTTATTTACCGGAGGCCCTGGTTAATTATTTGGTGCGTCTTGGATGGTCTTATAAAGATCAGGAAATTTTTACCCGCCAAGAATTGATCGAGGCTTTTTCACTTGAAAATTGCTCCCGTTCGGCAGGTGTCTTTAATCCTGAAAAATTATTGTGGCTCAATGGTGTTTACATCCGTCAGGAAAAACCGGAAACACTGGCAGAACTGGTTTTACCCTTCCTAAAAAACAAGGGAATTGAAAATATTTCAAATGAAATTCTCCTTGAAGGAATCAAGATAAGTCAGGAAAAAGTAAAAACGATTGTTGAATTTGTAGAAATGGTTGATTTTTTCTTCAGGGAAGTAGAACCGGACGAAAAATTAAAGGAGAAATTCTTTACTGATGACTCTAAAAAAATCATGAAGCAGATAGCAGATAGACTGAACTCCCTTCAAACATGGACTCATGAAACCATTTCCCAGATATTTTCAGGCTTGGTGTCAGAAACCGGCTTGGGTCTTGGCAAAATCGCCCAACCCGTTCGCGTGGCTTTGACCGGTCGTTCGGTAAGCCCGGGGGTCTTTGAAATAATTCGGATCCTCGGGAAAGAAAAAACCCTTACTCGAATTTTAAAATACCTTTGA
- a CDS encoding ketol-acid reductoisomerase, with translation MKTIEIKGIKENIIERTDFPPEKLKQILGKETITILGYGPQGRGQGLNLRDQGFNVIIGLRPGKSWDKAVAEGWVPGKNLFSMEEASEKGTLIQFLLSDAGQIEFWPTLKKHLKEGDALYFSHGFGIVFGDQTKIVPPKNVDVILCAPKGSGLTVRTHFQNGRGINASIAIYQDYTGRAKERVCAAGIAIGSGHLFETTFENEVKSDLTGERCVLMGLIQGAIKAQYEVLRANGHTPSEAYNESIEEAFQSLYPLIGENGMDWMYANCSTTAQRGALDWAPRFEAAIKPVIEECYKSVKTGNEARITIEANSKPDYRVKLNKELETMANQEMWIAGRILRDFRPERIKK, from the coding sequence ATGAAAACGATCGAAATAAAAGGTATTAAAGAAAATATTATTGAACGTACCGACTTCCCCCCTGAAAAGTTGAAACAAATTTTGGGCAAGGAAACCATCACCATCTTGGGCTATGGCCCTCAAGGACGCGGTCAGGGTTTGAATTTACGCGACCAAGGCTTCAACGTGATCATCGGCCTTCGCCCCGGCAAAAGCTGGGATAAAGCAGTTGCTGAAGGTTGGGTGCCTGGGAAAAATCTCTTTTCGATGGAAGAAGCCTCCGAAAAAGGAACCCTTATTCAATTTCTTCTCTCCGATGCCGGCCAAATTGAATTCTGGCCCACTCTCAAAAAACATTTAAAAGAAGGAGATGCCCTTTATTTCTCCCATGGTTTCGGCATTGTGTTTGGTGACCAAACCAAAATTGTTCCTCCAAAAAATGTGGATGTTATTTTGTGTGCCCCCAAGGGAAGCGGGTTGACTGTACGCACCCATTTCCAAAATGGCCGTGGCATTAATGCCTCGATCGCCATTTATCAGGATTATACAGGTCGTGCCAAAGAACGTGTTTGCGCCGCTGGCATTGCCATTGGTAGCGGGCATTTGTTTGAAACCACGTTTGAAAATGAAGTCAAAAGCGATTTGACCGGTGAACGCTGCGTGCTCATGGGGCTTATTCAGGGAGCCATCAAGGCCCAGTATGAAGTGCTTCGTGCCAATGGCCACACTCCCTCGGAAGCCTACAACGAAAGCATCGAGGAAGCCTTCCAAAGCCTTTACCCCTTAATTGGCGAAAACGGCATGGACTGGATGTATGCCAATTGTTCCACCACGGCTCAACGTGGCGCGCTGGATTGGGCCCCCCGCTTTGAAGCCGCCATCAAACCAGTGATTGAAGAATGTTACAAAAGCGTTAAAACCGGCAACGAAGCCCGCATCACCATCGAAGCCAACTCCAAACCCGACTATCGCGTCAAGTTGAATAAGGAGCTTGAAACCATGGCGAATCAAGAAATGTGGATTGCCGGCCGTATTCTGCGCGATTTCAGACCGGAAAGAATTAAAAAATAA